A segment of the Nostoc sp. TCL26-01 genome:
TCGTTTAGCTAATCTCACATTTACTACTATTCAAATAGGCATTATTAACAATACTATTGCTAAGTTTCTCTCGACTATTGGCGGTGTAGTTTTACTGGGACTAGGGAGTATTTTTGTCATTCAAGGCAATATCAGTATCGGACAAATGTTGGCGATTAATGCCCTTCAGATTAATGTTTTGGCATTAATTAGCTCTTTAGTCGGTTTAGTTGATGAATATTTTCGTTCTCAAACTGCTGTGTCTCGCCTTTTAGAAGTTATTGATGCAACTCCAGAAGTAGATGAAACGACGCAAAAACCTGTTGCTCAAATATCTAGTGATGCAGATATTCGTTTTTCTCACATCAATTTTCATCATCCTGGTAGAGTTGACCTATTAGAAGATTTTTCTCTCAAGCTACCAGGAGGAAAAGTTATTGCTGTGATTGGTAAATCAGGCTGTGGTAAAAGTTCTTTAGCGAAACTCATGGCAGGTTTATATCAACCCAATTCTGGTAATATTCGCATTGGTTTCTATAATATTCAAGACCTTGCGCTTGATTGTTTGCGACAACAAGTAGTTTATGTACCCCAGGAACCTCATTTCTGGAGTCGCTCAATTTTAGATAACTTTCGTTTAGGAACACCGCATATTTCTTTTGAAGAAATTGTGACAGCTTGTCATATTGCTGATGCTGATAGTTTTATTAGTCAACTACCTAATAAATATCAAACAGTGTTAGGAGAATTTGGTGCAAACCTCTCTGGAGGACAAAGACAAAGATTAGCGATCGCTAGAGGTATTTTAACTCATCCACCTGTATTAATTCTCGATGAAGCAACAGCTGGACTCGACCCAGTAAGCGAAACTCAAGTTTTAGATCGGCTTTTAGCATCCCGTCAAGGTAAAACTACAATTCTGATTACTCATCGTCCTAGTGTAATTCATCGGGCTGATTGGATTGTCTTACTAGATCAAGGTCAAGTACAATTACAAGGTACTTTAGATGATTTTCTTGCTTTACCAGGAGAACATTTGAAGTTTTTATCTGTGTAATGTCAAGTTAAAAAATAATATTAAATATAAATTTTTAGAGGTATACTATTGTATACCTTTTTTTATATATAAATATTATTTTAATTGGTTTTGAAAAACAAAAAACAATAAGAATTAGCCAGATCAAATATAAAAAATTCATGGTTCTAAAGAAGTAAATATATTATTTTATTTTCTGACTTTAGGATAATTTAAATCATCATAAAAGACCTAATAATAGAAACATAGGTGATGACACACCTATATACTCAAGTGAGGTAAATAGTTTATGCTTACTCAAATGACCACCAATGATTTAATGATGGATCTTTCCGCAGAACAACAGCAACTTCTAGCTGGTGGAAGATTGTCTGAAGATACAGGTACAAGCGATGATGATGACGATAATTTTTCCTCTTCAGATACTTCTTCTACTGGTGTTCGTCGTTACAGAATTAGAAGTTTTGCAATTGTTAGTGTTCGCAAACTAAGTTGAAAATGCTAGTTACATTTTCCTCAAATTTCATTAGTCTTAGAAAGTCTGATATTTTTTGATAAAATATTAGACAGATAAGGCAGAATTAGTCAGGGTAGATAGTCAATATAATATCTGCCTTTAACTTTAAGACTTACGTAAGCCAAAAAAATGTAGGTTGGGTAGAGCGCAACCCAGCCTACATTTTTAATTAGAGGATAGAAAGCAAATAGGAGTCTGATAGATCGTACGCAAAGCCTTATTTGGTTTATTTTTATTAACTATGTAAATAATTTTGGGAATTTTCGGTAATAATTAACTTGGGTTTTAAGTTGTAGTTGTAGATTGGGTAGAGTGCAGTGCCACCCAACATATCAACATATATTGGGTTGTTAATTGGCTACAAGAGCAAGTTTGATTATTCAGTAATCAGCCAAACAGGCTATGACTAGGAAATTTATGACTTTTAGTTAGATGATGTTTGAAAAGTTTCATTATGTATAAAAATGTCATTCTTCCTTACGCTCCGCGTCAGGAAGAATCTAGGTTTTGTGGCAGATACCGAGATGTTTCATTCCGCTACGCTGCATTCAACATGACAAAGAAACAGACTTTTCAAGCGTCCTCTTAGAGGATGATGTTTCAATCTTACTTAACCAAGTCGAAATACCAATAGTTTTGGTTTGTGGAGGTAATAGAAATGATGGGAATATTTTTATGGACGGTTTTTGCCTTTTTTTGGCTAATTGGCTTAAGTTTATTGGCTGAAATTTGGTTTTATGAAGAAGAACAGGAGTTTTAAATCAGTTATCAGTTATCAGTTACCAGTTATCAGTGAAGAGTCCTAACGACGTATGGTGGGGGATTTAAATCAGTTATCAGTTATCAGTTATCAGTTAACGCTGATTCAATTATCTTGACTGATAACTGTTCATTGATAACTGTTCACTGTTAAATAGTCAAAAGATAAAAGATAAAAGTAAAATGTAAACTTTACTTTTATCTTTTGTCATACTAACGTAGTTGGGCAATCATCTGTGCTGGATGCCAATAAGCACGAGTCGTTTGTATTTTCCCTGCTGCATTAACCTCAAAAATTGTAATGCCGGCAAATGTTACTGATTTACCACTCTTACTAACTCCAGACATTGTCCACTTAACTGCGGCTTCATTAGCAGCAATAAATATATGCTCGGTTGTCGCCTCCAGTTTCGCAAACACCGCCTGCAATTGTCCGATGAATTGTTGATATCCTTCATGAACCTTTGTGGGTGGTTCTCCCACAGGATCGTGACTCACAGCATCTTCAGCAAAGTTATCTATCCAGCCTTCTGGATTCATCGCGGCAATATTGGCAAAGTAGGCAGCAATCACCTGTTCAATGGTTTCGTGTGGCATGATTTTCGTTCTGTTGATAGTTGACAAGCGAGAATAATTAATTAATTTCCACTAAAACTGTTACAGATGCGATCGCTACTAGCATCTCATCATTTTTATCTTGAAGTTCCGGGATAGCACGCCCTTGAACTACCATACCGCCAGATTCCACAGTCAGGCTTTTGCGCCCGAAAGGTAATACAGCTAGTACTTCTTCTTCTCTGACTTGTTCAGGATAGGGTACTGCTATCTGAACCTCGACAATCATTTCATTGGGATGACTTAAACCAGCGACTTCCCAAACACCGGGTAAAGCATTATGTGCGATCGCATTACGCACAGCCCTTGCTGCTGCTACTGTCGGTTCTTGTCCATGCTGATCTACTCCCATCCCCATTTCAATAATCAAACGCTTTAAAGCCACACCTCACTCCTCAAATCTTCACTCTTTACTGTATGCCCAATTCATCAAGAAACTGGTTCAAAAACCATCTGGGGAATTAATACACCTTCTGCGAATTCGCCAATACCTAAAAAACGAGTTTCATCTGTGTAGACTCGGACTTTACTAGTCATTTCCGGAGTGAGGGAAATTCGCTGTCCTTGACACCATTTTTGTGCAGAGATGGTTGGTAACGTCACTGCGGGTAAATGTTGTAAAGGTGCATCAGGAGAGACTAGTTGAAATGTGTTAGCTTGCAGTTGAGTTTCTAAGTCTGTCAAGGTGAGAGCATTGGTTAAATCAAAACCACTGCTATGTGTGCGAGTTAAAGCAGCGAGAGTTCCGCCAGTATTGAACACAGCACCTAAATCACGAGCGATCGCTCTAATATATGTACCACTACCACAGGCGATCGCCACATCTAATTCGGGAAAATCTCCTTCTCTCCAATCTAAAATCTCTATCTTAAAAATTTCTACTATTCGTGATGGCACGTCTATTGTTTCACCTTTACGTGCCAAATCATACAGACGTTGTCCTGCAACTTGAATAGCACTATAAATTGGCGGTATTTGCTCAATCTTCCCGATAAATTTTGTCAGTGCAGTTTCCACATCGGCTAAACTCAATCCCGTGATAGGTTGGGAAGTAATGATTTCGCCTTGTAAATCATCGGTTGTGGTACGCACACCCAAACGAATAGTCGCTTGATAAGCTTTGTCGCCTGGGAGATACTGCAATAATCTGGTAGCTTTACCCAATGCAATTGGTAACACACCAGTAGCGGCGGGATCTAAAGTTCCTGCGTGTCCCACACGTTTAAGACGCAGCAGTTTTCGCACCCGCGCCACACAGTCGTGGGAAGTCCAATCAAAGGGTTTGTTGAGATTGATAAAACCGTTGGTCATTGGTCAATGGTCATTAGTCATTAGTCAATAGTCAATAGTCATTAGTCAATAGTCAATAGCAATTGTTACTCTCTCACTCCCTCACTCCCTCACTCCCTCACTCAGCACTCACCTCAACGGGAGAAACTCTTGCTCCCCATGTGTTGATTTGCTTTGGTAAGCTGACTGTTACTGTTGTTCCTTGTCCTATTTGGCTGGACAGGTTGATATCACCGCCGTGTAAATCAACACAAGCTTTTGCGATCGCTAGTCCTAAGCCTGTGCCGGAGATTGTACCAACATTACTGCCACGACTCAAAGATTGAAAGAGGTTTTCTTGTTCTCCTGGTGGTATGCCAATTCCTTGATCTGTGATGTGAAATATGACTTGTGATTCCTGGTCAATGAGATGGAATTCTATCGTACCGCCATCTGGAGAATACTTAACGGCGTTGGATATTAAATTAACAAATATTTGTTGTAAAAGTCCGCGATCGCCCCAAAATTCTGTAATACTTCCAGTAATTTTCCCTATTATTTCGTGATTTTTCCCTAAAACTTCTCTCTCTTGTTCGATGAGTTCCCAGAAGAATTGCTGCAAATCAAGTGAGATAGGCTTAAACTTGGCTGGAGCTAAATCCATCTGATCAACTAAAAGCATACTGTCCACAAGTTCAGACATATATCTTGCTTTTTGCTCAATAATGTGCATAAACTTTTGCTGTTTAGATTCATCTAGTTGCTGGCCATGTTTGACTAGTGTTGATGCTGCTGCCAAGATGGAAGTTAACGGTGTCCGATACTCGTGGGAAACTGTAGCAATGATTTGGGATTTTAAAGCGTTGAGTTGCTGTTCTTTTTTCAGGGCTGCTTGAGTTTTAGCCAGTAATTCTGCTTGTTGAATAGCGATCGCTAGTTGCACTGAAACTTCCGAGAGCATTTCTACATCATCAGCTTGCCATTGTCGCGTGTCTGAATCGTGATGAGCAATCAACAAACCCCAAAGCTTAGTAGTGCCACTGTTATTAATATTAATGGGAACTACTAGATGAGGTATTGGGGAGAGGGGATCGGGAGAGGGGGAGAGGGGGGGATGGGGGGAAAGAATTATCTCCTTATCTCCTTGTCCCCTTCCTTCATTTTGAATTTTGAATTTTGAATTTTGAATTGATTTGTCCCCAATTCCCAATCCCCAATCCCCTTCATAGCAAATACATTGCAGGCTATTATCTATTGGAGAAGTGACGCAAAAGCACATTCCCGCAATTTGGCTGGAGTCAACGGAGGAGGCGACTATCTTACCGCTTGTGTCTGAGGTAAACTGATAGACCATAACGCGATGGCTGACACCGCGCCAGAGGCGATCGCTTTTCAAAAGTTGTTGTATTTCTGATACAACGGTGTGTAGTATTTCCTCTAAGTTTAAAGATTGGCGAATTCGTAAGGCAGTTGTGGCAATGAGGCGCTGTCGTTCTTGAGTTTTGTTTAATTGAGTCTGCAACCATAATTGCTTGATGGCATTACGGACTGCTGGTTGTAATACATCGGGTTTAAGTTGTTGTTTAACTAAATAATCTAACGCACCTCGCTTCATCGCTTGCACAGCGATTTCTTCATCACCACGCCCTGTTAAGACTATTACACCCACAGGTGCAGGAGCCGTAAACATATACTGTTTGAGTTGATCTAAAAGTTCTAGCCCACTCATATCAGGCAAGCAAATATCCAG
Coding sequences within it:
- a CDS encoding nuclear transport factor 2 family protein; the protein is MPHETIEQVIAAYFANIAAMNPEGWIDNFAEDAVSHDPVGEPPTKVHEGYQQFIGQLQAVFAKLEATTEHIFIAANEAAVKWTMSGVSKSGKSVTFAGITIFEVNAAGKIQTTRAYWHPAQMIAQLR
- a CDS encoding Lin0512 family protein — encoded protein: MALKRLIIEMGMGVDQHGQEPTVAAARAVRNAIAHNALPGVWEVAGLSHPNEMIVEVQIAVPYPEQVREEEVLAVLPFGRKSLTVESGGMVVQGRAIPELQDKNDEMLVAIASVTVLVEIN
- the truB gene encoding tRNA pseudouridine(55) synthase TruB, whose translation is MTNGFINLNKPFDWTSHDCVARVRKLLRLKRVGHAGTLDPAATGVLPIALGKATRLLQYLPGDKAYQATIRLGVRTTTDDLQGEIITSQPITGLSLADVETALTKFIGKIEQIPPIYSAIQVAGQRLYDLARKGETIDVPSRIVEIFKIEILDWREGDFPELDVAIACGSGTYIRAIARDLGAVFNTGGTLAALTRTHSSGFDLTNALTLTDLETQLQANTFQLVSPDAPLQHLPAVTLPTISAQKWCQGQRISLTPEMTSKVRVYTDETRFLGIGEFAEGVLIPQMVFEPVS
- a CDS encoding hybrid sensor histidine kinase/response regulator, yielding MLDTWTLLIIDDCAADRKIYRRYLLKDPHQSYQIWEADCAAEAIALCQEKHFDVILLDICLPDMSGLELLDQLKQYMFTAPAPVGVIVLTGRGDEEIAVQAMKRGALDYLVKQQLKPDVLQPAVRNAIKQLWLQTQLNKTQERQRLIATTALRIRQSLNLEEILHTVVSEIQQLLKSDRLWRGVSHRVMVYQFTSDTSGKIVASSVDSSQIAGMCFCVTSPIDNSLQCICYEGDWGLGIGDKSIQNSKFKIQNEGRGQGDKEIILSPHPPLSPSPDPLSPIPHLVVPININNSGTTKLWGLLIAHHDSDTRQWQADDVEMLSEVSVQLAIAIQQAELLAKTQAALKKEQQLNALKSQIIATVSHEYRTPLTSILAAASTLVKHGQQLDESKQQKFMHIIEQKARYMSELVDSMLLVDQMDLAPAKFKPISLDLQQFFWELIEQEREVLGKNHEIIGKITGSITEFWGDRGLLQQIFVNLISNAVKYSPDGGTIEFHLIDQESQVIFHITDQGIGIPPGEQENLFQSLSRGSNVGTISGTGLGLAIAKACVDLHGGDINLSSQIGQGTTVTVSLPKQINTWGARVSPVEVSAE